In one Chitinophaga sancti genomic region, the following are encoded:
- a CDS encoding DUF1295 domain-containing protein, with the protein MDSFSIILLLIVVCGMIMAMVWGWAHAIHNAGVVDIFWSYNFPVIGILLLLMANGNHLRKYLICGMVIIAGIRLGTHLLTRISAHMDAEDGRYQQLRKEWAPHADKKFFWFFQLQGLSNVLLSIPFIISALNNKTALGLAEYTGIVLWIISVTGEAIADRQLHIFKTKNKGQVCDTGLWRYSRHPNYFFEWLMWVSYSVFALGSPYGYLGIISPLIILYLLLKVTGIPATEEQSLRSKGEAYKAYQRSTNAFIPWFPARQ; encoded by the coding sequence ATGGATAGTTTCTCTATTATTTTACTCCTGATCGTGGTATGCGGAATGATCATGGCCATGGTTTGGGGATGGGCGCACGCTATTCACAATGCAGGTGTAGTAGACATCTTCTGGTCGTACAACTTTCCGGTTATTGGCATATTACTCCTGCTAATGGCCAATGGTAACCACTTGCGCAAATACCTGATCTGCGGGATGGTGATCATCGCAGGTATCAGACTGGGCACACATTTGCTAACAAGGATATCTGCACATATGGATGCAGAAGATGGCCGCTATCAGCAACTGAGGAAGGAATGGGCTCCACATGCAGACAAAAAATTCTTCTGGTTTTTTCAGCTCCAGGGTCTCTCAAATGTACTGCTGTCCATACCATTTATAATCAGTGCCCTCAATAACAAAACAGCATTAGGTCTTGCAGAATATACAGGTATTGTATTATGGATCATCAGCGTAACAGGCGAAGCGATTGCTGACAGACAATTGCATATATTTAAAACTAAAAACAAAGGTCAGGTGTGCGACACCGGACTATGGCGGTATTCAAGGCATCCCAACTACTTTTTTGAATGGCTGATGTGGGTATCCTACAGCGTGTTCGCACTCGGTTCTCCCTATGGATACCTGGGTATAATCAGTCCGCTTATCATACTTTATCTGCTGCTGAAAGTAACTGGTATACCAGCTACAGAAGAGCAATCATTGCGTTCCAAAGGAGAAGCCTATAAAGCCTATCAGCGCAGCACCAACGCCTTCATTCCGTGGTTTCCTGCCAGGCAATAA
- a CDS encoding DUF1475 family protein codes for MITFLKILFSVSFVWMCYTVITTSIESSLFREWNFLGSIPWMRATLWDFYTNVLVIFVWICYKEKTIFSKVIWLIFLITLGSIASCIYMLVQLFRLSPAEGLKELFGKQHG; via the coding sequence ATGATCACTTTTTTAAAAATACTATTCAGTGTTTCATTTGTCTGGATGTGTTATACAGTGATCACAACCAGTATTGAAAGCAGCTTGTTCAGAGAATGGAATTTTCTGGGCAGCATCCCCTGGATGCGGGCCACACTCTGGGACTTTTATACAAATGTGCTGGTCATTTTTGTGTGGATCTGCTACAAAGAAAAAACAATTTTCAGCAAAGTGATCTGGCTCATATTCTTAATTACACTGGGTAGTATAGCCAGCTGTATCTACATGCTGGTACAGCTTTTCCGCTTATCGCCAGCAGAAGGTCTTAAAGAATTATTCGGAAAACAACATGGATAG
- a CDS encoding winged helix-turn-helix transcriptional regulator codes for MAERKTNSSNYQNQSFLESKCPLNELLFSMSRRWTTDILFCIEAGNNRFSGIREELTYITDHILSDRLKTLEKTGLITRQQFPGMPPKVIYSLTENGVELCGLLEKLCEFSSVIYDEKAVAV; via the coding sequence ATGGCAGAAAGAAAGACTAATTCGTCTAACTATCAGAATCAATCGTTCCTGGAGAGCAAGTGTCCGTTGAATGAGTTGTTGTTTTCTATGAGCCGTCGCTGGACGACAGATATTTTATTCTGTATCGAAGCAGGCAATAATAGATTTTCAGGAATCAGGGAAGAGCTGACCTACATTACAGATCATATCCTTTCAGACCGGCTTAAAACGCTGGAAAAGACAGGACTGATCACCCGTCAGCAATTTCCCGGCATGCCGCCTAAAGTTATTTACTCACTTACAGAAAATGGAGTAGAACTTTGTGGCTTACTGGAAAAATTGTGTGAGTTTTCCAGTGTAATCTACGACGAGAAAGCGGTCGCAGTATAG
- a CDS encoding YceI family protein, with protein MKYLVPIILLSLMAACEQAPKADKATTQEAQSVKEGEGKSYHVDTTVSVVQFIGTKPTGKHTGIFRLLESKLYVEDTLVTGGSIKINMSTLQDIDLAPTDSMLQHKLEAELKGPMFFDIGKYPVATFEITGVTTFKPSVGNEVLMKDANYTVQGNLTMKDSTKNISFPAFITREKGVIRAEANFNIDRTQWGMSYRADQSMQDKLINSQVNIQFKLVAKQ; from the coding sequence ATGAAATATTTAGTTCCAATCATTTTGCTTTCGCTTATGGCAGCCTGCGAACAGGCACCAAAGGCGGATAAAGCAACGACCCAGGAAGCCCAGTCCGTAAAGGAAGGAGAAGGGAAGTCATACCATGTGGATACTACCGTAAGTGTGGTACAATTTATAGGTACAAAGCCTACAGGCAAGCATACCGGTATCTTCAGACTGCTGGAGAGTAAATTGTATGTAGAAGATACCCTCGTCACCGGCGGTAGCATCAAGATCAATATGAGTACACTGCAGGACATAGACCTGGCACCCACTGATTCCATGCTGCAACATAAGCTGGAAGCAGAGCTGAAAGGACCGATGTTCTTTGATATCGGGAAATATCCGGTGGCGACTTTTGAGATTACAGGTGTGACAACTTTTAAGCCTTCTGTAGGAAACGAGGTGCTGATGAAAGATGCGAACTATACCGTGCAGGGCAACCTGACAATGAAGGATTCAACAAAGAATATTTCATTTCCTGCCTTCATTACAAGAGAGAAAGGTGTGATCAGGGCGGAAGCAAATTTTAATATCGACAGAACCCAGTGGGGCATGAGCTACAGAGCAGATCAGTCCATGCAGGACAAGTTGATCAATTCGCAGGTGAATATCCAGTTTAAACTCGTCGCTAAACAATAG
- the paaN gene encoding phenylacetic acid degradation protein PaaN yields MLTIKHQSTIEKAVKANHERAFYSQYPEHPKAYGEQAPEEGHNRYKAQLNKPFSQLLQIGESGWAGEEVSPYTMEPLGITYPLFTANDLVEKAVAAAPQWRNTTVDIRADMLVETLERIQTYFFDIAYATMHTTGQSFMMSFQASGPHANDRALEAIAMGFHELNRYPAEQLWEKPMGKFALQLKKNFRAMPKGPGLVIGCSTFPVWNSLPGIYADLVTGNPVIVKPHPRAILPIAIAVSAIQQVLQEKGFSPNLCQLASDTTAAPITKTLCEHPGIKLIDYTGGSQFGNYVESLPGKSVFTEKAGVNSVILDSVTDIDAVMQNLAFSVSLYSGQMCTAPQNFFIPAGGVQTPDGTLSFDEVVEKFKNAVTALVTNPKMGAGTLGALQNDTTLQRAHNAGKLGAKVVLEGQPLVNEEFAHARGFTPAILQVDSTDRHIFEQELFGPVLLLVKTKDTDESIQLARQMAQQHGAITCAAYAVNPDTKEKITEAMNSVFTPVSFNFTGFIWVNQHAAFSDFHVTGGNPAGNASFTNPEFILRRFVWVGNREVAGS; encoded by the coding sequence ATGCTTACCATCAAACACCAAAGCACCATCGAGAAAGCCGTAAAGGCGAACCATGAACGGGCCTTTTACTCGCAATACCCTGAGCACCCCAAAGCTTATGGCGAGCAAGCCCCCGAAGAAGGCCACAACAGGTATAAAGCACAGCTCAACAAACCATTTTCCCAACTCTTACAAATCGGTGAATCCGGATGGGCTGGTGAGGAAGTATCTCCATACACTATGGAGCCACTGGGCATCACCTATCCCCTCTTCACGGCAAACGATCTTGTAGAAAAAGCTGTAGCTGCGGCTCCCCAATGGCGTAATACAACTGTGGATATACGGGCCGATATGCTGGTAGAGACCCTCGAGCGTATACAAACGTATTTCTTCGACATCGCCTACGCTACCATGCACACTACCGGGCAGAGCTTTATGATGAGCTTTCAGGCCTCCGGACCACATGCAAATGACCGTGCACTCGAAGCTATCGCCATGGGTTTTCATGAATTGAACCGCTATCCTGCCGAACAATTATGGGAGAAACCAATGGGCAAATTCGCCCTCCAGCTCAAAAAGAATTTCAGGGCTATGCCCAAAGGTCCGGGCCTGGTAATCGGGTGCTCTACATTCCCGGTATGGAATTCGCTACCTGGTATATATGCAGATCTGGTAACCGGCAACCCTGTGATCGTGAAACCACACCCCAGGGCTATACTGCCTATCGCAATTGCGGTAAGCGCCATTCAGCAGGTATTGCAGGAAAAAGGCTTCAGCCCTAACCTGTGCCAGCTGGCCAGCGATACCACTGCTGCGCCAATCACCAAAACCTTGTGTGAACATCCCGGAATCAAACTTATTGATTATACAGGGGGCAGCCAGTTTGGGAACTATGTAGAATCCCTCCCCGGCAAATCTGTGTTTACAGAAAAAGCAGGGGTCAACTCTGTAATCCTGGATAGCGTAACTGATATAGATGCGGTGATGCAGAATCTGGCATTCTCCGTCTCCCTGTACTCAGGTCAGATGTGCACCGCGCCACAGAACTTCTTTATCCCTGCAGGAGGCGTTCAAACCCCTGATGGTACACTTTCTTTTGATGAAGTAGTAGAGAAATTCAAGAATGCGGTGACCGCACTGGTAACAAATCCTAAAATGGGAGCCGGTACGCTGGGCGCCTTACAGAACGACACTACCCTGCAACGGGCGCACAATGCTGGTAAACTGGGCGCAAAGGTGGTCCTGGAAGGTCAGCCACTGGTAAACGAGGAGTTTGCACATGCCAGGGGCTTCACGCCAGCCATTCTGCAGGTAGACAGTACCGACAGGCACATCTTTGAGCAGGAATTATTTGGCCCGGTTTTGTTGCTTGTAAAAACAAAGGATACAGACGAGTCCATTCAACTGGCCCGTCAGATGGCACAGCAACACGGAGCCATCACCTGCGCGGCATATGCCGTAAACCCGGACACAAAGGAAAAGATCACAGAAGCAATGAACAGCGTGTTCACACCGGTTTCTTTCAATTTTACCGGCTTCATATGGGTGAACCAACACGCCGCCTTCTCTGATTTTCATGTGACCGGAGGCAACCCTGCCGGGAATGCAAGTTTTACCAACCCGGAATTTATTCTCAGACGATTTGTCTGGGTAGGCAACCGGGAAGTGGCTGGCAGCTGA
- a CDS encoding tetratricopeptide repeat protein, translating into MRASLLKIAICIGFFFATLPVFAQDANELFNTATGFIRSGDYSNAILVLNQAITMEPDNTQYKKQLGFAYWLQGDMSKAKSTIEPLLNKKDADAQLYQIAGNIYQAKQEWKTAQKLYEKGLKRFPESGELYNDNGQLLMFLKIYEGGMSNWLKGIEKDPGFPGNYYNACRAYSYVKDPSWIIIYGEIFVNLESYTERTAEVRTMLIDAYKKLYNDPSLMTKALEDLENERKSKKTSASEFADAYKASMGKQTSVVMTGIDPESLVMVRTRFLLDWFNFSGVKFPYALFDYQRSLLKEGLFDAYTQWIFGPVSNQSAFKAWTNMHKAEYDAFLQYQRTHPLKVRPDEYYNDNRFSLAR; encoded by the coding sequence ATGAGGGCTTCTTTATTGAAAATAGCTATATGTATTGGCTTCTTTTTCGCGACCCTACCGGTTTTCGCACAGGATGCCAATGAATTATTCAACACCGCCACCGGCTTCATTCGCAGCGGAGATTACTCCAACGCCATTTTGGTACTGAACCAGGCCATTACCATGGAACCTGACAATACCCAATACAAGAAACAACTCGGATTCGCATACTGGCTGCAGGGCGATATGAGCAAAGCCAAAAGCACCATCGAACCCCTGCTGAATAAGAAGGATGCCGATGCACAATTGTACCAGATAGCCGGTAACATCTACCAGGCAAAACAGGAATGGAAAACAGCCCAGAAATTGTACGAAAAAGGCCTGAAACGCTTCCCTGAAAGCGGTGAGCTGTACAATGACAACGGCCAGCTGCTAATGTTCCTGAAAATTTACGAAGGTGGTATGTCCAACTGGTTGAAGGGAATTGAGAAAGATCCCGGCTTCCCCGGCAACTACTACAATGCCTGCAGGGCATATTCCTATGTGAAAGATCCTTCCTGGATTATCATCTACGGCGAAATCTTCGTGAACCTGGAAAGCTATACTGAACGTACCGCCGAAGTACGTACCATGCTGATCGACGCTTATAAGAAATTGTATAACGATCCTTCCCTCATGACCAAAGCCCTCGAGGACCTGGAAAATGAGCGGAAAAGTAAGAAAACTTCAGCCTCTGAATTTGCAGACGCCTATAAAGCCTCCATGGGCAAGCAGACTTCTGTAGTGATGACAGGTATAGACCCTGAGAGCCTGGTCATGGTAAGGACCCGTTTCCTGCTGGACTGGTTCAACTTCTCAGGTGTGAAGTTCCCTTACGCATTATTTGACTACCAGCGCAGCCTGTTAAAAGAAGGTTTATTTGACGCCTACACTCAATGGATCTTTGGTCCTGTAAGCAACCAATCTGCTTTCAAAGCCTGGACAAATATGCATAAAGCTGAATACGACGCGTTTTTGCAATACCAGCGCACCCATCCCCTGAAGGTGAGACCCGATGAATATTACAACGACAATCGATTCTCACTGGCCAGATAA
- a CDS encoding DUF1015 domain-containing protein, whose protein sequence is MAIIRPFKGLRPTPALAEKVAARPYDVLGAQEAKIEAAGNPYSFYHVSKSEIDLPDGTDVYSQSVYDKAAENLQSFIADGTLFQDDTPCYYIYRLVMNGRSQTGLVCVSSISDYNSGIIKKHEFTRPDKEKDRINNIKTTNAQTGNVFLAYNDVPDINSLIDQWTSRHTPAYDFTATDGIQHTIWIVDDKATNDNITALFESKVPHTYIADGHHRAASASLVQKELEEQQRIGLDDPANYFLTTIFPASQLMILDYNRVVKDLNGLSKEDLLSKLEYDFVVEPIGHLPQAPSMLHEFSMYLDGNWYRLVAQEGTFSYDPIGILDVTILSNNVLDKLLGIKDQRTDKRIDFVGGIRGLQELVKRVDSGEYKVAFALYPVTIQQLFDIADSGNVMPPKSTWFEPKLRDGLVSHLL, encoded by the coding sequence ATGGCAATCATCAGACCGTTCAAAGGATTAAGACCCACGCCGGCACTGGCTGAGAAAGTTGCAGCCAGACCATATGATGTGCTAGGCGCTCAGGAAGCAAAGATAGAAGCAGCCGGCAACCCCTACTCTTTTTACCACGTTTCCAAATCAGAAATTGACCTTCCCGATGGCACCGACGTTTATAGCCAGTCCGTATATGATAAAGCAGCAGAAAACCTGCAAAGCTTTATTGCCGATGGTACCCTCTTCCAGGACGATACTCCCTGCTATTACATCTATCGCCTGGTCATGAATGGTCGCAGCCAGACAGGCCTCGTTTGTGTCTCCTCGATATCCGACTATAACAGCGGGATTATTAAGAAACACGAATTCACCCGTCCAGACAAGGAAAAGGACAGGATCAATAATATCAAAACGACCAACGCGCAGACTGGCAATGTATTCCTTGCCTACAACGATGTTCCCGACATCAATTCATTGATCGATCAATGGACCAGCCGGCATACACCTGCGTACGACTTTACTGCTACAGACGGCATTCAGCATACCATCTGGATAGTAGATGACAAAGCCACCAACGATAATATCACAGCGCTCTTTGAGAGCAAAGTACCTCATACGTATATTGCTGACGGTCACCATCGTGCCGCCTCCGCATCACTGGTGCAAAAGGAACTGGAAGAACAACAACGCATCGGCCTCGATGATCCGGCTAATTATTTCCTCACCACTATCTTCCCCGCCAGTCAGCTGATGATCCTCGATTACAACAGGGTGGTCAAAGACCTGAATGGCCTGAGCAAGGAAGACCTGCTCTCTAAACTGGAATACGATTTTGTAGTAGAACCCATCGGACATCTGCCACAGGCCCCTTCCATGCTCCACGAGTTCAGTATGTACCTGGATGGCAACTGGTATCGCCTGGTCGCACAGGAAGGTACTTTTAGCTATGATCCTATCGGGATCCTGGATGTAACCATCCTCTCCAACAATGTGCTGGATAAACTGCTGGGCATTAAAGATCAGCGGACCGACAAGCGCATTGACTTTGTAGGCGGAATAAGAGGGCTGCAGGAACTGGTAAAGCGGGTAGACAGCGGAGAATACAAAGTAGCTTTTGCCCTCTATCCAGTCACAATCCAGCAATTATTTGACATTGCTGATAGTGGTAACGTGATGCCCCCCAAGAGTACCTGGTTTGAACCAAAGCTGAGAGATGGCCTTGTTTCACACCTGCTTTGA
- the serC gene encoding 3-phosphoserine/phosphohydroxythreonine transaminase, which yields MKVHNFNAGPSVLPNEVLYKASKALIDFEGSGMSILEIGHRTPLFQAVMDEARNLVRELMQLEDDFEVLFLHGGATQQFLQIPMNLLENDGTASYIDTGVWSNKAIKEAKQFGFVDVAGSSKESNYTYIPKQFNVSPKSTYLHITTNNTIYGTQWQQIPQVDVPLIADMSSDILSRQMDFNKFSLIYAGVQKNMGAAGVTMVAVRKNLLGKVTRKIPTILDYRNHIENGSMLNTPPVFSVYISMLTLRWLKAQGGAAGIEKLNEKKAAILYDEIDQNPLFRGTVAKEDRSRMNVCFIMDKPELEDEFLKLTKKEDIVGIKGHRSVGGFRASLYNALPYESVEVLVEAMKHFSHKKA from the coding sequence ATGAAGGTGCACAATTTTAACGCGGGACCTTCCGTATTACCAAATGAGGTTCTGTACAAAGCTAGTAAGGCTTTGATTGACTTTGAGGGGTCAGGAATGTCCATATTGGAAATAGGGCATAGGACTCCACTGTTTCAGGCTGTCATGGATGAGGCACGTAATCTCGTACGCGAACTGATGCAACTGGAAGATGACTTCGAAGTACTCTTCCTTCATGGTGGTGCTACGCAGCAATTCCTGCAGATTCCGATGAACTTACTTGAAAATGATGGTACGGCATCCTACATTGATACCGGTGTATGGAGCAATAAGGCGATTAAAGAAGCAAAGCAGTTTGGTTTCGTAGACGTAGCTGGTAGTTCAAAAGAAAGTAACTACACTTACATCCCCAAACAATTTAATGTTTCCCCAAAATCAACTTACCTGCACATCACGACCAACAATACCATCTATGGTACGCAATGGCAACAAATACCACAGGTAGATGTTCCATTGATTGCTGACATGAGCAGTGATATCCTGAGCAGACAAATGGACTTCAACAAGTTCTCACTCATCTATGCCGGTGTACAGAAAAACATGGGCGCTGCAGGCGTAACGATGGTAGCTGTACGTAAGAACCTCCTGGGTAAGGTAACCCGAAAAATTCCAACGATTCTGGACTACCGTAATCACATTGAGAACGGATCAATGTTGAATACCCCTCCCGTATTTTCAGTTTACATTTCCATGCTCACCCTTCGCTGGCTGAAAGCCCAGGGCGGTGCTGCTGGCATTGAAAAATTAAATGAGAAAAAAGCAGCGATCCTCTACGATGAGATCGATCAGAACCCATTGTTCCGTGGCACTGTGGCAAAGGAAGACCGTAGCCGCATGAACGTATGCTTTATCATGGATAAACCCGAACTGGAAGATGAATTCCTGAAATTAACCAAGAAGGAAGACATCGTAGGGATCAAGGGGCACCGCAGTGTTGGTGGTTTCCGTGCCTCCCTGTACAATGCATTACCATACGAAAGCGTGGAAGTGCTGGTAGAGGCAATGAAGCATTTTAGCCATAAAAAAGCGTAA
- a CDS encoding zinc dependent phospholipase C family protein, with protein MFLKRLFSIVVCAALPFSAMGWGFFAHQRINELAIFSLPPAMLVLYKSQQAYLKAHATDADKRRYIVAAEGPRHYIDLDHYGAPPYDWIPRSWQAALQQFGEDSLLQYGIVSWYIPQMMARLSKAFQDKDPDKILQLSADLGHYVADAHVPLHACSNHNGQFTGQEGIHGLWESRIPELLADASFSYWCGKAIYIRDVPSFIWQIVSTSALAADTVLREEKALSLRTPADARYAYENRKGKLVRTYATSYTKAYQQLLGDMVERRMRASIHAVACCWYTAWVNAGQPPLRFLVQKKIKENTTLPDTGKMMGRVEE; from the coding sequence ATGTTTTTAAAAAGACTGTTTTCCATTGTTGTTTGCGCCGCCCTCCCATTCTCTGCAATGGGCTGGGGATTCTTTGCCCATCAGCGGATCAATGAACTGGCCATATTTTCCCTTCCACCTGCCATGCTGGTGCTATACAAATCGCAGCAGGCCTACCTGAAAGCGCATGCTACAGATGCTGATAAAAGAAGATATATCGTAGCCGCCGAAGGACCGCGTCACTATATAGATCTAGATCACTATGGTGCTCCTCCCTATGACTGGATCCCCCGCAGCTGGCAGGCTGCCCTGCAACAGTTTGGGGAAGATAGCCTGCTACAATACGGGATCGTATCCTGGTATATTCCACAAATGATGGCCCGGCTCTCCAAAGCATTCCAGGACAAAGACCCGGATAAAATACTTCAGCTCAGTGCTGACCTGGGGCATTATGTAGCCGATGCCCATGTACCCCTGCATGCCTGCTCTAATCACAATGGGCAGTTCACGGGGCAGGAAGGGATTCATGGACTATGGGAATCCCGGATCCCTGAACTGCTGGCAGATGCTTCATTCAGTTACTGGTGCGGCAAGGCCATCTACATCCGGGATGTACCCTCATTTATATGGCAGATAGTAAGTACCAGCGCACTTGCAGCAGACACGGTTCTAAGAGAAGAAAAAGCCCTAAGCCTTCGCACACCTGCAGATGCCCGTTATGCCTATGAAAACAGAAAAGGAAAACTGGTGCGTACTTACGCTACCTCCTATACGAAAGCATATCAGCAATTACTGGGCGATATGGTAGAACGCCGCATGCGGGCATCAATCCATGCTGTAGCCTGCTGCTGGTATACTGCCTGGGTCAATGCCGGACAGCCACCACTCAGGTTCCTTGTACAAAAAAAAATTAAAGAAAATACAACCCTGCCAGATACAGGCAAAATGATGGGCCGTGTGGAGGAATAG
- a CDS encoding DUF502 domain-containing protein, which produces MSPKNRLKVLASKILRYFFQGLLILAPIGVTAFTLYYLFVTIDNIFPKYLIPQEAPLSYLRYKGVGFALVLLLVVVVGYLSSSFILGRIFALFDSILEKTPFIKYIYSSVKDVFDAFVGEKKKFDHPVLVQIYGLDVWEMGFITQPDLSTLGLEGYMAVYVPHAYAITGKVFMVPAEKVKPLTNISAGEAMKFAVSGGVTSLEHHSK; this is translated from the coding sequence ATGTCTCCAAAAAACCGACTTAAAGTTCTGGCATCGAAGATATTAAGGTATTTCTTCCAGGGTCTGCTGATCCTGGCACCTATCGGTGTGACCGCCTTTACTTTGTATTACCTGTTTGTTACCATCGACAATATCTTCCCAAAGTATCTCATTCCACAGGAAGCGCCACTCAGCTACCTTCGTTATAAGGGGGTAGGTTTTGCACTGGTGCTGTTGCTGGTGGTGGTAGTAGGTTACCTGAGTTCCTCCTTTATCCTGGGAAGGATCTTCGCACTCTTTGACAGCATCCTGGAAAAGACACCTTTCATCAAATATATCTACTCATCTGTCAAAGACGTTTTCGACGCCTTTGTAGGGGAAAAGAAGAAGTTCGACCATCCCGTACTGGTCCAGATCTATGGTCTGGATGTATGGGAAATGGGCTTTATCACCCAGCCTGACCTTAGCACACTGGGCCTGGAAGGCTACATGGCGGTGTATGTACCACACGCTTATGCCATCACAGGTAAAGTATTCATGGTACCTGCAGAAAAGGTAAAACCACTTACCAATATCTCAGCAGGAGAAGCCATGAAGTTTGCCGTAAGCGGTGGGGTGACCTCCCTGGAGCACCACAGTAAATAA
- a CDS encoding TetR/AcrR family transcriptional regulator: MEIQERILDTAFNLFSQFGTRSITMDDIAQKMGVSKKTLYAHFADKDELVTHAISRHLLTIDKDCKENQTQAEDAIGELFLVMQMLDKQFRNMKPFVLLDLQRYHAAAYQAFLSYRDNSLQSTIRQNLERGIREGLYRSNLEVDILTRYRLATAMLCFQPDVFAPGLYEMSKVQRILLEHFLYGLVSSKGFERIEAYKLQLS, encoded by the coding sequence ATGGAAATACAGGAACGTATTCTGGATACCGCATTCAATTTATTCAGCCAGTTTGGCACCAGATCCATTACCATGGACGACATTGCCCAAAAGATGGGAGTCTCCAAAAAAACCCTTTATGCCCACTTCGCTGACAAAGATGAGCTGGTCACCCATGCGATTTCGCGCCATCTGCTCACCATAGATAAAGACTGTAAAGAAAACCAAACCCAGGCTGAAGATGCCATTGGAGAGCTCTTTCTCGTCATGCAAATGCTGGATAAGCAATTCCGGAACATGAAGCCCTTTGTGCTCCTTGACCTGCAAAGATATCACGCTGCTGCCTACCAGGCTTTTCTCTCTTACAGAGACAACAGCCTGCAAAGCACCATCCGCCAAAACCTGGAACGGGGAATCCGGGAGGGGCTCTATCGCTCCAACCTGGAGGTGGATATACTTACCAGGTATCGCCTGGCCACTGCTATGCTCTGTTTTCAACCAGATGTATTTGCACCCGGGCTCTACGAGATGAGTAAAGTACAAAGAATTTTATTGGAACATTTCCTTTATGGACTTGTTTCGAGTAAAGGGTTTGAAAGGATCGAAGCCTACAAACTACAACTATCGTAA